In a genomic window of Streptomyces roseoviridis:
- a CDS encoding SDR family oxidoreductase: MSAMATHVITGAGSGIGAAVARRLHARGDELVLHARDAGRAKELAAEFPGARTLVGDLADPDRLSWAFSHQSLPERVDTLLHIAGVVDLGPVGELTPKTWHHQLNVNLVAPAELTRHLLPQLRVSKGHVVFVNSGAGLNAHAEWSAYAASKHGLKALADSLRHEEHGNGVRVTSVYPGRTASPMQAKVHQQEGKEYDPERWIDPESVATTIVMAIDLPRDAEVNDLTVRPGR; this comes from the coding sequence ATGAGTGCCATGGCTACACATGTGATCACCGGAGCCGGTTCCGGCATCGGCGCCGCCGTCGCGCGGCGTCTGCACGCGCGTGGGGACGAGCTCGTGCTGCACGCGCGGGACGCGGGGCGGGCCAAGGAGCTGGCCGCGGAGTTTCCCGGGGCCCGGACGCTCGTCGGGGACCTGGCGGATCCGGACCGGCTGTCGTGGGCGTTCTCGCACCAGAGCCTGCCCGAGCGGGTGGACACCCTGCTGCACATCGCGGGCGTCGTCGACCTCGGGCCGGTCGGCGAGCTCACCCCCAAGACCTGGCACCACCAGCTCAACGTCAACCTCGTCGCCCCCGCCGAGCTGACCCGGCACCTCCTGCCCCAACTCCGCGTCTCCAAGGGGCACGTGGTCTTCGTGAACTCGGGCGCCGGGCTCAACGCGCACGCCGAGTGGAGCGCCTACGCCGCCTCCAAGCACGGACTGAAGGCACTCGCCGACTCGCTGCGCCACGAGGAGCACGGCAACGGGGTGCGGGTCACCTCCGTCTACCCGGGCCGGACCGCGAGCCCCATGCAGGCGAAGGTGCACCAGCAGGAGGGCAAGGAGTACGACCCCGAGCGCTGGATCGACCCGGAGTCCGTGGCCACCACCATCGTCATGGCGATCGACCTGCCGCGCGACGCCGAGGTGAACGACCTGACCGTGCGCCCCGGGCGCTGA
- a CDS encoding tetratricopeptide repeat protein — MAGAGGNVVSGGTQGTVVQAGHIEHLVVHQAPPPADEVTVAPPFGRRGAALRGREELTTRLLAASGTHVLYGLGGVGKTSLALEVADVLARDGAPVWWVAAQDAGRLAGGLRAVARRVGLDAEELAGGQTADLLWERLAALPGPWLLLLDNADDLALLDGPGSLAAGTGWVRAPAGAAGLVLVTTRDGDPAAWGSGPVLHRLGALPGPEGARVLVDRAGPDAGPATDAAALSVRLGGLPLALDSAGRYLASVAERPAFLRTPGEPATYSAYLDALGTGDVTVDGDGTLARIWAMSLRLLRDRGHAHAEELLRLLAGFADAPVPLRVFAPERVDIPPGELWTCLQALDRLGLAALRTDEEPVVSLHPLVRDAFRGERERLSAALAVTLDPPQAGGRLWELLVPHLLHDLDAGRTEDGWRAALLAVDSLEVRGMVRAVPSAARSVAEATVRALGPVHPLSLAARLAHGQALLDGGQAGQARVLLGELAADMAETLGPDAPDTLECRHTLAMAHHLCGDLDGAREVNARVLTARDRVLGPAHPATLTTRHNQAMVLVQLGDPAGALAEFDAILAAETAEMAEMAETAGTAGIAGTAGTAGSAAARGDALARTLVTRENRVHVLRMLGDTEGAREELQAVHDARVRLFGADHPTTLSARYNLATVLPPDRAREELTAVLDARTRVLGPDHPVTLATREALERTARTLPE, encoded by the coding sequence ATGGCGGGGGCCGGGGGAAACGTCGTATCGGGCGGTACGCAGGGGACCGTCGTCCAGGCCGGGCACATCGAGCACCTCGTCGTCCATCAGGCCCCGCCGCCGGCCGACGAGGTCACCGTCGCCCCGCCGTTCGGGCGCAGGGGCGCGGCCCTGCGCGGGCGCGAGGAGCTGACCACGCGGCTGCTCGCCGCGTCCGGCACCCATGTGCTGTACGGGCTCGGGGGCGTCGGCAAGACCAGCCTCGCCCTGGAGGTCGCCGACGTCCTCGCCCGGGACGGCGCCCCCGTGTGGTGGGTCGCCGCCCAGGACGCCGGCCGTCTCGCGGGCGGCCTGCGCGCGGTCGCCCGCCGGGTCGGGCTCGACGCGGAGGAGCTGGCCGGCGGCCAGACAGCCGACCTGCTGTGGGAACGGCTCGCCGCCCTCCCCGGCCCCTGGCTCCTCCTCCTCGACAACGCCGACGACCTCGCCCTCCTCGACGGACCCGGTTCCCTCGCGGCCGGTACGGGCTGGGTGCGCGCCCCGGCGGGCGCCGCCGGGCTCGTCCTCGTCACCACCCGCGACGGCGACCCGGCCGCCTGGGGATCCGGGCCTGTCCTGCACCGGCTCGGCGCCCTGCCCGGCCCCGAGGGCGCCCGGGTCCTCGTCGACCGGGCCGGCCCCGACGCGGGGCCCGCGACCGACGCCGCCGCCCTCTCCGTACGCCTCGGGGGCCTGCCGCTCGCCCTCGACAGCGCCGGGCGCTACCTGGCCTCGGTCGCCGAACGCCCCGCCTTCCTGCGCACGCCGGGCGAACCCGCCACGTACTCCGCGTATCTCGACGCCCTCGGTACGGGGGACGTCACCGTCGACGGTGACGGCACCCTCGCCCGTATCTGGGCGATGTCGCTGCGGCTGCTGCGCGACCGCGGCCACGCGCACGCCGAGGAACTGCTCCGTCTCCTCGCCGGCTTCGCCGACGCCCCGGTGCCGCTGCGGGTCTTCGCCCCCGAACGGGTCGACATCCCGCCCGGCGAGCTGTGGACCTGCCTCCAGGCCCTGGACCGGCTCGGCCTCGCGGCCCTGCGGACGGACGAGGAGCCGGTGGTGTCGCTGCATCCGCTGGTGCGTGACGCGTTCCGGGGAGAGCGGGAGCGGTTGTCGGCGGCCCTGGCGGTGACGCTGGACCCGCCTCAGGCGGGCGGGCGGCTCTGGGAGCTCCTCGTTCCCCATCTCCTTCACGACCTGGACGCGGGGAGGACGGAGGACGGGTGGCGGGCCGCACTGCTCGCGGTGGACTCCCTCGAAGTCCGCGGCATGGTGCGGGCCGTGCCGTCGGCGGCGCGGTCCGTCGCCGAGGCCACGGTGCGCGCACTCGGCCCCGTGCACCCGCTGTCCTTGGCCGCACGCCTCGCGCACGGGCAGGCGCTCCTGGACGGTGGTCAGGCGGGGCAGGCTCGGGTCCTGCTGGGGGAGCTCGCCGCGGACATGGCCGAGACCCTCGGGCCGGACGCCCCGGACACCCTGGAGTGCCGGCACACCCTCGCCATGGCCCACCACCTCTGCGGTGACCTGGACGGCGCCCGCGAGGTGAACGCGCGGGTCCTGACCGCCCGGGACAGGGTCCTCGGCCCTGCCCACCCCGCGACGCTCACCACGCGGCACAACCAGGCCATGGTGCTGGTCCAGCTCGGTGACCCGGCGGGCGCCCTCGCCGAGTTCGACGCGATCCTCGCCGCCGAGACGGCCGAGATGGCCGAGATGGCCGAGACGGCAGGGACCGCCGGGATCGCCGGGACGGCCGGGACGGCCGGGAGCGCGGCTGCCCGGGGCGACGCCTTGGCGCGGACACTCGTCACGCGGGAGAACCGGGTGCATGTCCTGCGCATGCTCGGGGACACCGAGGGCGCCAGGGAGGAGCTCCAGGCGGTGCACGACGCCCGCGTCCGCCTGTTCGGCGCCGACCACCCCACGACCCTGTCCGCCCGGTACAACCTCGCCACCGTCCTGCCACCCGACCGCGCGCGTGAGGAACTCACCGCCGTCCTCGACGCCCGCACCCGCGTCCTCGGCCCCGACCACCCCGTCACCCTCGCCACCCGCGAGGCGCTGGAGCGCACGGCACGTACCCTGCCGGAGTGA